From one Flavobacteriales bacterium genomic stretch:
- a CDS encoding TIGR01212 family radical SAM protein (This family includes YhcC from E. coli K-12, an uncharacterized radical SAM protein.), with the protein MARTIRYQQPSAFWAKTFPFKVQKVSLDTGFTCPNRDGTKGYGGCTYCNNDSFNPSYCGPDKSISTQLHEGIAFFARKYSKMKYLAYFQAYTNSYSDDETVINYYQQAIDHPDIVGLVVGTRPDCVSDRVLDFLEESARHRFTSLEFGVESTLDRTLEIINRCHTFDETRQAYARAANRGIHLGAHMILGLPGESIEDLIAHADRLNELPIQSVKLHHLQIIRRTIMAKQFADNPDFIIHFTPESYADMVVSFLERLRPDIIVERFIAQAPPDLLIAPQWGGVRNYEMVSIIEKKLEERDTCQGRLHQNILQTS; encoded by the coding sequence ATGGCTCGCACCATCCGATATCAGCAACCTTCCGCTTTTTGGGCAAAGACATTTCCATTCAAAGTCCAAAAGGTCTCCCTCGATACCGGATTTACATGCCCAAACCGGGATGGAACCAAGGGCTATGGCGGTTGCACCTATTGCAACAATGATTCCTTCAATCCATCTTATTGCGGACCTGACAAATCGATAAGCACACAGCTGCACGAGGGCATTGCATTTTTTGCAAGGAAGTACAGCAAGATGAAATACCTGGCCTATTTCCAGGCGTATACCAATTCATATTCCGATGATGAAACGGTGATCAATTACTACCAGCAGGCCATCGACCACCCTGATATCGTGGGCCTGGTCGTAGGCACACGTCCTGACTGTGTATCAGATCGCGTTCTGGATTTTCTTGAGGAAAGTGCCAGGCATCGTTTCACCTCCCTTGAATTTGGTGTAGAAAGCACGCTGGACCGAACGTTGGAAATCATCAACCGCTGTCACACTTTTGATGAAACACGCCAGGCATATGCACGCGCCGCAAACCGGGGTATACATCTGGGTGCGCATATGATCCTGGGGTTGCCTGGAGAAAGTATTGAAGATCTTATCGCTCATGCCGACAGACTGAATGAACTCCCCATCCAAAGCGTCAAGCTACATCATCTGCAGATCATCAGGCGAACCATTATGGCCAAGCAATTTGCGGACAATCCTGACTTCATTATTCACTTCACGCCTGAGTCCTATGCAGACATGGTCGTTTCCTTTCTGGAAAGACTGAGACCCGACATCATCGTAGAGCGTTTTATCGCTCAGGCACCACCGGACCTGCTCATTGCGCCGCAGTGGGGAGGTGTCCGGAACTACGAAATGGTATCCATCATTGAAAAGAAGCTGGAGGAACGCGACACGTGCCAAGGGCGCCTGCATCAAAACATTCTTCAAACTTCATAG
- a CDS encoding S8 family serine peptidase: protein MQLEQWIDIHGLSRWTKKATAPSISVTLLDTGIDAHHPDIEASVGDIKNFYDPGEPAEDLDGHGTFCAGVIAGSGILQCKGVSPEIKVHIGKITQLSTFEPLPELLTTALSWAAERSDVICLPFGSRLEDEDIRLLTQKIAQKGVIIVSSLGRTDEWHPDGCFPALYPEVIAVGTVDDQNVITSDSVLSPAIDICVPSIEMKGCLPEKKGRVGVRSGPGIGSAMIAGLAVMYKSAYPEGNYKGFRQYLKSQSEKYTLNRFTYSCFKHDRLDSFAVSA from the coding sequence ATGCAACTTGAACAATGGATAGACATCCATGGCCTTAGCCGTTGGACCAAAAAAGCAACCGCACCTTCCATATCGGTGACCCTACTGGATACAGGTATTGATGCCCACCACCCCGACATTGAAGCGTCCGTTGGTGACATCAAAAATTTCTATGATCCCGGCGAACCTGCAGAGGACCTGGACGGGCATGGTACTTTTTGTGCTGGTGTTATTGCCGGCAGCGGAATCCTGCAATGCAAGGGTGTTTCTCCGGAAATCAAAGTGCATATCGGCAAGATTACCCAACTTTCAACATTTGAGCCTCTCCCCGAACTACTGACAACAGCTCTGTCCTGGGCAGCAGAACGCTCTGACGTAATTTGTCTGCCTTTCGGCTCCCGGCTGGAAGATGAAGACATCCGGCTTCTTACCCAAAAAATTGCCCAAAAGGGCGTCATCATCGTATCATCTCTGGGAAGAACAGACGAATGGCATCCGGATGGTTGCTTCCCTGCCCTTTACCCGGAGGTGATTGCGGTAGGCACCGTTGATGATCAGAATGTGATCACTTCTGATTCAGTATTGAGTCCCGCCATCGACATTTGTGTTCCGTCCATAGAAATGAAAGGCTGTCTCCCGGAGAAAAAGGGCAGGGTAGGGGTTCGTTCCGGTCCTGGAATTGGAAGTGCTATGATTGCAGGTCTTGCAGTCATGTACAAATCCGCGTATCCGGAAGGCAATTACAAAGGCTTCCGTCAATACCTGAAGAGCCAGAGTGAAAAGTATACGCTGAACCGTTTTACTTATAGCTGCTTCAAACACGACCGGCTTGACTCCTTCGCTGTGAGTGCCTGA